From Centropristis striata isolate RG_2023a ecotype Rhode Island chromosome 16, C.striata_1.0, whole genome shotgun sequence, a single genomic window includes:
- the LOC131988163 gene encoding dual specificity protein phosphatase 23-like isoform X1, with the protein MSRKASSKRTRTRQARSEYNPTSKRKGENLQEMFFQSFTSMSSLAPHNFSWVEPNKLAGLALPRMTAEYQYMLDNGIKHLVCLCERKPPNHDTCPELQLHHIKITDFTPPSPSQIDKFLSIVEEANSKGEGVAVHCMHGHGRTGTMLACYLVKTRKLSGIDAINEIRRLRSGSIETHEQEKAVVQFYQRTK; encoded by the exons ATGAGCAGAAAAGCTTCAAGTAAAAGAACTCGGACCAGACAAGCCAGAAGTGAATATAACCCAACAagcaagagaaaaggagaaaaccTACAAGAGATGTTTTTCCAAAG TTTCACTAGCATGTCCTCCCTTGCTCCACATAATTTCTCCTGGGTCGAGCCGAACAAACTGGCTGGACTGGCGCTGCCCAGGATGACAGCTGAGTACCAGTACATGCTGGACAATGGTATCAAACACCTGGTTTGCCTGTGTGAGAGAAAGCCACCCAACCATGACACGTGCCCAGAGTTACAGCTGCACCACATCAAGATAACAGACTTTACTCCTCCTTCGCCGAGTCAGATTGATAAATTCCTCTCTATCGTTGAGGAGGCCAACTCCAAGGGGGAG GGTGTGGCAGTTCACTGCATGCATGGTCACGGAAGAACAGGGACCATGCTGGCCTGCTACCTGGTGAAGACCAGGAAGTTATCGGGGATCGACGCCATCAACGAGATCCGCAGGCTGCGAAGTGGTTCTATTGAAACTCACGAACAGGAGAAAGCTGTGGTGCAGTTTTATCAGCGGACAAAGTAG
- the LOC131988163 gene encoding dual specificity protein phosphatase 23-like isoform X2 encodes MSSLAPHNFSWVEPNKLAGLALPRMTAEYQYMLDNGIKHLVCLCERKPPNHDTCPELQLHHIKITDFTPPSPSQIDKFLSIVEEANSKGEGVAVHCMHGHGRTGTMLACYLVKTRKLSGIDAINEIRRLRSGSIETHEQEKAVVQFYQRTK; translated from the exons ATGTCCTCCCTTGCTCCACATAATTTCTCCTGGGTCGAGCCGAACAAACTGGCTGGACTGGCGCTGCCCAGGATGACAGCTGAGTACCAGTACATGCTGGACAATGGTATCAAACACCTGGTTTGCCTGTGTGAGAGAAAGCCACCCAACCATGACACGTGCCCAGAGTTACAGCTGCACCACATCAAGATAACAGACTTTACTCCTCCTTCGCCGAGTCAGATTGATAAATTCCTCTCTATCGTTGAGGAGGCCAACTCCAAGGGGGAG GGTGTGGCAGTTCACTGCATGCATGGTCACGGAAGAACAGGGACCATGCTGGCCTGCTACCTGGTGAAGACCAGGAAGTTATCGGGGATCGACGCCATCAACGAGATCCGCAGGCTGCGAAGTGGTTCTATTGAAACTCACGAACAGGAGAAAGCTGTGGTGCAGTTTTATCAGCGGACAAAGTAG